The Stigmatella ashevillena genomic sequence GAGGGAATTGGCGGGATGACGTCATGGGCCTATCGTCGGGTCATGACGATCCCGAGCGCCTCGTCAGGCCGTCCCGTGGGAGAGCTGTTGCGCGTGTGGCGCGAGCGCCGGGGGCTCAGTCAGCTCCACCTGGCGTGCCGCGCGGAGGTCTCCAGCCGGCACGTCAGCTTCCTGGAAACAGGCCGCTCTCAGCCCAGCCGGGAGATGCTGCTCCACCTCGCCGAGGAGCTGGAGATTCCGCTGCGTGAGCGGAATGCCTTGCTGATGGCCGCCGGGTATGCCCCCGTCTACGCCGAGAGGAGCCTCGATGATCCTGCCCTCCAGGCCACACGGGAAGCCGTCGAACTCGTGCTCAAGGGGCACGAGCCCTATCCCGCGCTCGCCGTGGACAGGCACTGGAGACTGGTGTCCGCCAATCGCGCCCTGGGCCTGCTGTTGACTGGCATCGCGCCCGAGTTGCTCCAGCCGCCGGTCAATGTCCTGCGGCTCAGCCTGCACCCTTCGGGGCTTGCGCCGCGCATCATCAACCTGGAGCAGTG encodes the following:
- a CDS encoding helix-turn-helix domain-containing protein, with the protein product MTIPSASSGRPVGELLRVWRERRGLSQLHLACRAEVSSRHVSFLETGRSQPSREMLLHLAEELEIPLRERNALLMAAGYAPVYAERSLDDPALQATREAVELVLKGHEPYPALAVDRHWRLVSANRALGLLLTGIAPELLQPPVNVLRLSLHPSGLAPRIINLEQWREHLLTRLRHQVELTADPVLSALHEELRGYSAQKPRSRGTDREHEAAAVVVPLRLETAVGNLSFFSTITVFGTPIDITLSELAIEAFFPADPATAEALRRLVGEAAQKAP